DNA from bacterium:
GAGTGAAGAAGAGCTGGAAGCACAGTTTAAAAGGCACGATTTTATCTACCTCCAAAAGAATTCCATCGAGTTTGCCTTAAAACAGGGCTTAAAACAAGGCATAGAACAAGGCATAGAACAAGGCATAAAACGAGGCATACAGCAAGGACTGGAAAAAGGCAAAAATGAAAAGGCAATAGAGATCGCGAAAACTCTCCTAAGTTTGGGAGATGACATTGAGAAAGTATCAAAAGCTACTGGTTTACCAATAGGCGAAGTTAAAAATCTTGCAAATAGAACTTAGCTCCGCCTTCCGGAACATTAGATTGAAAATTAATTAAACCCCGTAGGGGCGAAGGAGAAAATACAGTAGTATAGACCTAACTGCACAGGTCGAAAAAATCAGTGTTTCATCCGTGTAAATCTGTGGCTGAATAGTTACGATCTATGAAGATACGTAGCACCACTATGGAGGTGAGGAAAATGGATGTGAGGGTGATTACTATACCGGTAAAAGAGATAATGACGCCCAATCCTTTCACGATAGCTGAGGACAAAACAATAGCCGAAGCCGCGAAAAGTATGGAACAACGTAGGATAGGCTGTCTTTTAGTTGACCAACAGGGGGAGACGGTAGGGATCATCACTGAAACTGATATTACCCGCAAGGTAGTGGCCAAAGGGATCAACCCGAAAGAAACAAAGGTGGGAGAGGTGATGAGCCAGCCAGTCCGAAGTGTTAACCAGGATACACCTGTCAATGAGGTTTATCAGCCTATGGCGGCCTATGGGGTCCGTCATCTGATGGTAACTGATGAGAATAAGAAGGCGGTAGGTATAGTCTCCGTCCGGGATATTCTCTATCCCCGGATAGTATCTTCTCCATAAATCGGGGTTAAGATAGAATCTGACTACGTGTGTCCCCCAAAATATTGAGAAGATACAATATTAAGGGGGTAAAGGAGGGCTTTAAGATGCTTAGAATATTATCATTAGACCCTGTGGAGGGGATAATGACCCATAATCCGGTTATTATCCCTAAAGATAAGAATGTGGAAGAGGCAGCCGGGATAATGGCTAATCGGAAGATTAGGTGTGTCTTGATTGGAGAAAAGGGGCAAATAATTGGCATTCTAACAGAGACTGATATTATTCGAAAGGTAGTGGCTAAAGAACTCGAGCCAAGCCGGGTTAAGGTAGGGGAAGTGATGAGCAGTCCTCCTCTTTCTGTCAGTTCCAAGACCCCTATCGAGAAGGTTTATCAGACTATGTCCGATAAACATATTCGCCATTTAATGATTACTGATCAAGGCAAGGAAGTAGGTATTGTTTCAGCCAAGGACCTGGTCTGTTTAACCGCTGAGGAGATGGAGAAGTACTGGTATAATGAGAGGTTCTAACGAAAACCCTCGGCTAAAGCCGGGTAGAAGTTTCTCTTCAGTGGGAGAAGTACTGGTACGATGAGAGGTTCTAACGGCACATTATTCGTATCTTCTCAAGTAACTGCTCAAGACTAAGTTAAGCAGTTAGTTGGGAGACAAAGCAAAATTCCCTCTCCCTTGATGGGAGAGGGATAGGGTGAGGGTGAAATTGGCGGGCTTATTACTCTTGCTAAAAACCTTATATTAGGAAATATAGATGGGGTATTAGCAACAATAAGAGAGGGTTGTTTATTTCACCCTCCCCTAACCCCTCCCATCAAGGGAGGGGAAGCTTTTATGCCAACGCTGTCGTCGGTACAAAAGAAGATGAAACTTAACCCATAGCACTATAAATCTGTAATGAGCTTACTTTTTTAACTTAGTTTTGAGTAGTTACCTTCTCCATAAGGGCCTATTCCCAAACTTCCGCCAGGCGTCAGGGGCTTAGACATCAGGAGTCTGCCAGACTTCTGGTGTCTGGGGTTTGGGGCTAGCTCTTACAATTGACCAGCCGGTTTCAAAGTCAGCCTCGATGGTTACACGTGTCGGCCGGTATTTGGCAAACTTGACCAGATCGCATTGCTCCAGGAAATCTTTGACCTTATGACAGAAAGACTGGTCAAGTTCAGCCTGCCGCATCTCTTCATATAGTTCATTAGTCGTCCGATCCAGAACCGGAATCTCGAATTTGGCCTCAAGATAAGCCCTGATAGTCTCGGAGAGGATGATATAGTATTTCTTTAGCTTACCCTCAGCCAGCAGGTTGCTCCCATTAAGGTTTTTAAGTCTCTCGTAGGCTATCTCTTCCGGAGAGCGGAGGGGGGCAGACACCACCTCTCTAACCTTTCTTCGTTGATAAAAGAGATACCCACCAATGGCTCCCCCTATTACCAGAAGGATACTGGCCAGGACAAGATAAAAGAGCCGGGAATAAGGAATAGATAAAGGCGATTTTATGTCCCGGATGTCATCCTTATTGTCTATCGAAGGCTTCACCCCCTCAACTAATATCTTGATCGCCTTGGTCGAAACCGAATGTTTTATTTCTTCAGTCTCTTGATTAGGAGGCGGCTCAGACTTTAGACGCTGGGCTTTTGGGTAGGTATACTCAACAAGGAGAGGCGGGATTTCATATTCGCCGGTAGCAAAGATGGTGAAGGTATATTCATAGACAGTAACAACCTTCTTTGTCCACCAACTTTTCTTAGGTCCACTTACCTTATAGTCCTTAATCTCAAACCCGGCCAGATTAGCCGTGGCATCAGGGGGGACGAGATCTACTTCCGGATCAGCCTCAACCGTCACCTTATAGGTTATTCTATCCCCAATAAGTATGGTAGTCTGATCCACCTCAGCCGCAACTTTGACCGGCGGTTCATCTGATTCAACCCTGGCAGTAGTCCAGAGGAAATAGATTATAAGCACGTACATAGGTCATCAGATTTATCCCTAAGTAATCTTTCACTAATAGCTTATACTAAAAACTGCTGCGTGGCCACCATATTCTGGTGAGTTCATCAGCCATGCCATCAGGAATGTCGATATCTTGGTTCTAATCCTTACTCCAATATCTCTATAATTCTCCTCATCTCTTGAAAGATATCTTCTACCGAAGGCTCCTGGCAGGGGACATGCTATTCTCCAATCTCTTCATAAGGGACAACCATTTCTTTTTTTCAACCTCTAATCCTTCCCATACCATGTAGTCTCTTTCTATCTGATGAGAATGTTTATCAGGTATTTCATCCTTTTCCCACGCCTCTTTAAATTCAGAAAAAGACCTTCTATATTTGATTTCAAATTTGTAAATCTCCTCTTCACATTCACGCAGCCGCTGAAGTAAATTACCCTCTACTAAATTAGAAATCTTCTTCTCAGGCGTGTCACCTTCTATATTACCTCACGGGATAACTCCACTACCGGCATAATATCGCCTCCTCCAAGCAGTTTATCTGAATAAGATTATACCTTAGAATTCCTGACCTTGTCAACCAGTTTTTCTATCTAAATCTCCTGGCTCTGGTCTGAAAGAAATTGATCAAGGGCTTCACATAGGACTTCTCGGTGGAGATCTCGATCCAGTCAAGGGAGATGGACTGGAGGAGATTTTTTAGGGCTTGAGTTTTCTCGAGGTTAAGTGAAGAATAGGCGTCTCTTACGGCCTGGTAGGCGGTATTGATGAGAGTAATCTCGCCGGTTTCTGCATCTTCCAATTGAATTCTGCCCAGAGCGGGTAATTCTTTTTCCACAGGATCAACCAACCGGATGGCAATCAGATCGTGGTGTTTATTAGTCACCTTTAAGACATGGTCAAAGTCAGACCCCTTAAAATCAGAGATCAAAAAGACGACGGCCCGGCGTTTAATCACCTCGTTTAGATAATCGAGAGCGATTTTTATCTCAGTTCCTCTCCCCTCGGGTTTATGATAGAGTATCTCACGAATTAATCGCAAGATATGACTGGCGCCTTTTTTGGGGGGGATAAAAAGTTCTATCTGATCAGTAAAACTGATTAAGCCTACCCGGTCATTATTTTTGATCGCTGAGAAGGCCAACACAGACGAGATTTCAGCCGCAATTTCAGCCTTAAGTTTCTTCCGGGTGCCGAAATGCTGCGAACCACTTGAATCTACTATAAGCATAACCGTCAGCTCCCTTTCTTCAACAAACTTCTTAACAAAGGGCTGACCAAAGCGGGCGGTCACATTCCAGTCAATGGTTCTAATATCATCGCCGGGTTGATATTCCCTGACTTCTGAAAACTCCATTCCCCGGCCCTTAAAGACAGATTCATACTGTCCGCCGAAGATGTCATTAACCAGCCGGGAAGTGGTGATTTCAATGCGGTGAATTTGTCTTAAAATTTCCTTGGGGATCATAGCCCAACCTCCCCCGCCACCAAACAATCCTCGATGCTCGATCCTCCAGCATCCAGCATCGAGCATCTATAAGGAGGGGCGCTTATTTTATTACCTTATAATACATAGCCTCTCTGGGGGAAAGCTCTGCCTCTTTAATCCTCTCCTTGACCGCCTCAACATTTATCACCGGCCCTTTTGGAGCAGGCGGTCTCTGAAATTGGTATATGTTTTCTCCCAGGACCAAAAGGGTCAGAGAAAGCCCCCCCAAAAATAATAAAAGTGATATCCACCGCTTGCTTGTTTTCATTTGGTAACCGTTCACCTCACCACGAAGACACAGAGACACTGAGAAGAGTCCAAAGGACAAATCTCTTAATTCCGTCTTTCAAAACAGGCTTGATGCCTTTATATTCAAGAGGAAGAGGTCTTTGTCGCACTAGCCCTCACATCTTCCAGATTAAGTCTAAGTTCTTCTTTGCCACCCCAGGAGTTTATTTCTATTTTAAAGGCCAGGTCGCACCGATCTGATTTCCAGACCAGCGGGGCTAATTCTCCCATCTTCCAGCCAAGAGCGGTTATAATATCTCCTTTATCTTTCAGGCGAAGTCTAAGATGGGATTGATCAGACCCTATTTTCTCTGCTTCCAGATTTCTTAGCCCCAGACTGCTGAAAATAGGTTCAGGGTTGTCTGTTCCAAAGGGAGCAAGTTTGGCTAATTCTTCGACTAAATCAAAGGAGACATCGGATAGGTTGATCCGAGCCTCGATGGGCACTTCAGGAATCAGGTCATTCGGATTCAATCTTGCCCGGGCCAGATCCTTCATCTTTTCCTTAAAAGGTTCAATATTTTGAAAGGGCAGAGATAATCCGGCGGCCTTTTTATGTCCGCCATACTTGCTTAACAAATCTTTACATTGGGGCAATACTTCCGTCAAATCAAAGGCATCTATGCTTCTACCTGAACCTTTAGCTTCTTTCTCGGTAGTAAGCACCACCACCGGCCGGCTGAACTGATCTTTTAGCCGGTTGGCTACCAGACCGGTTAAGCTGCGGTCACAGGAAGGACTGGCAATAATAATTATATTCTCA
Protein-coding regions in this window:
- a CDS encoding CBS domain-containing protein, with protein sequence MLRILSLDPVEGIMTHNPVIIPKDKNVEEAAGIMANRKIRCVLIGEKGQIIGILTETDIIRKVVAKELEPSRVKVGEVMSSPPLSVSSKTPIEKVYQTMSDKHIRHLMITDQGKEVGIVSAKDLVCLTAEEMEKYWYNERF
- a CDS encoding CBS domain-containing protein produces the protein MKIRSTTMEVRKMDVRVITIPVKEIMTPNPFTIAEDKTIAEAAKSMEQRRIGCLLVDQQGETVGIITETDITRKVVAKGINPKETKVGEVMSQPVRSVNQDTPVNEVYQPMAAYGVRHLMVTDENKKAVGIVSVRDILYPRIVSSP
- a CDS encoding DUF58 domain-containing protein: MLDAGCWRIEHRGLFGGGGGWAMIPKEILRQIHRIEITTSRLVNDIFGGQYESVFKGRGMEFSEVREYQPGDDIRTIDWNVTARFGQPFVKKFVEERELTVMLIVDSSGSQHFGTRKKLKAEIAAEISSVLAFSAIKNNDRVGLISFTDQIELFIPPKKGASHILRLIREILYHKPEGRGTEIKIALDYLNEVIKRRAVVFLISDFKGSDFDHVLKVTNKHHDLIAIRLVDPVEKELPALGRIQLEDAETGEITLINTAYQAVRDAYSSLNLEKTQALKNLLQSISLDWIEISTEKSYVKPLINFFQTRARRFR
- a CDS encoding ATPase gives rise to the protein SEEELEAQFKRHDFIYLQKNSIEFALKQGLKQGIEQGIEQGIKRGIQQGLEKGKNEKAIEIAKTLLSLGDDIEKVSKATGLPIGEVKNLANRT
- a CDS encoding BatD family protein, whose amino-acid sequence is MYVLIIYFLWTTARVESDEPPVKVAAEVDQTTILIGDRITYKVTVEADPEVDLVPPDATANLAGFEIKDYKVSGPKKSWWTKKVVTVYEYTFTIFATGEYEIPPLLVEYTYPKAQRLKSEPPPNQETEEIKHSVSTKAIKILVEGVKPSIDNKDDIRDIKSPLSIPYSRLFYLVLASILLVIGGAIGGYLFYQRRKVREVVSAPLRSPEEIAYERLKNLNGSNLLAEGKLKKYYIILSETIRAYLEAKFEIPVLDRTTNELYEEMRQAELDQSFCHKVKDFLEQCDLVKFAKYRPTRVTIEADFETGWSIVRASPKPQTPEVWQTPDV